The following coding sequences are from one Humulus lupulus chromosome X, drHumLupu1.1, whole genome shotgun sequence window:
- the LOC133803278 gene encoding uncharacterized protein LOC133803278 codes for MTAISNSLILTKNQALHFSSGSPLKRSNECLGSANLSFNFNPKRAEKPQLSISRKSLAVQAAYSDGGRPSSASIFIGGFVLGGIIVGTLGCVYAPQISKALTATDRKDLMRKLPKFIYDEEKALEKTRKVLAEKIAQLNSAIDDVSSQLRSEDGPNGVAVSSDEIEATI; via the exons ATGACTGCTATTTCCAACTCCTTGATTCTAACTAAGAATCAAGCCCTTCATTTTTCCTCTG GATCTCCTCTGAAGCGATCCAACGAATGTTTGGGGAGTGCAAACTTGTCTTTCAATTTCAATCCCAAGCGTGCTGAGAAGCCTCAACTTTCTATATCCAGAAAGTCCTTGGCAGTTCAAGCTGCCTATAG TGATGGTGGCAGGCCAAGTAGTGCAAGCATCTTTATTGGTGGCTTTGTTCTGGGAGGAATTATAGTTGGCACACTGGGTTGTGTATACGCACCTCAG ATCAGTAAAGCCCTGACTGCAACTGACCGAAAGGATTTAATGAGGAAACTGCCCAAATTCATCTATGACGAGGAAAAGGCTTTGGAG AAAACTCGAAAAGTATTGGCTGAGAAGATCGCACAACTCAACTCTGCCATAGATGATGTTTCTTCTCAGCTCCGATCAGAAGACGGCCCTAATGGAGTAGCTGTGAGCTCGGATGAAATTGAAGCCACCATATAA